In the Desulfatiglans anilini DSM 4660 genome, one interval contains:
- a CDS encoding sigma-70 family RNA polymerase sigma factor produces the protein MKEEELEDSLLEEEGGEDLSPVPEEYSVAPATERSLAAYDPLQRYLLEIKQYPLLTREEELELAIRVREKNDQNAAYRLVTANLRLVVKIAMDFHRFWTRNLLDLIQEGNVGLLHAVKKFDPYRGIKFSYYASFWIKAYILKSIMDNWKLVKIGTTQSQRKLFFNLAKERDKLIAQGFDPEPRLLAERLDVKEEEVVEMSQRLGGWEVSLSSPIGEDSREPFSALLPDPGIGADEQISEAEGRSRLAEKLKTFRKTLSGKEADIYDHRIMAEKPLTLQDLGDKYNISRERVRQIQEKIIKRIKSWLKEEIPDFEEEYSDFLK, from the coding sequence ATGAAAGAAGAAGAACTGGAAGACAGCCTGCTGGAAGAGGAAGGCGGAGAGGATCTTTCGCCCGTACCGGAAGAGTACAGCGTTGCGCCGGCTACGGAACGGTCCCTTGCGGCCTATGATCCCCTTCAACGCTATCTTTTGGAGATCAAGCAATACCCGCTGCTCACCCGAGAAGAAGAATTGGAGCTGGCGATCCGGGTCCGGGAAAAGAACGACCAGAACGCGGCCTACCGGCTCGTGACTGCCAACCTCCGTCTCGTTGTGAAAATCGCTATGGATTTTCATCGCTTCTGGACTCGAAACCTGCTCGATCTGATTCAGGAGGGAAATGTCGGGCTCCTGCACGCCGTCAAGAAATTCGATCCTTACCGCGGCATCAAATTTTCCTATTACGCCTCCTTCTGGATCAAGGCTTACATTCTCAAGTCCATCATGGACAACTGGAAACTGGTCAAGATCGGAACCACTCAGAGCCAGAGGAAACTTTTTTTCAACCTGGCTAAAGAAAGGGACAAGCTGATCGCCCAGGGCTTCGATCCGGAGCCGCGCCTCCTCGCCGAGCGGCTGGACGTCAAGGAAGAGGAAGTCGTGGAAATGAGCCAGCGGCTTGGAGGCTGGGAAGTCTCCCTCAGCTCGCCGATCGGGGAGGATTCCAGGGAACCCTTCAGTGCGCTGCTGCCGGACCCCGGGATCGGCGCCGACGAACAGATCTCCGAGGCCGAAGGCCGGAGCCGGCTTGCCGAGAAACTGAAGACCTTCCGCAAGACCCTTTCGGGTAAAGAGGCAGACATCTATGATCACCGTATCATGGCCGAAAAACCGCTGACGCTGCAGGATCTCGGTGACAAATACAACATCTCGCGCGAGCGTGTTCGTCAGATCCAGGAAAAAATCATCAAGAGGATCAAATCCTGGCTCAAGGAGGAAATCCCTGATTTCGAAGAAGAATACTCCGATTTCCTCAAGTGA